In Serinus canaria isolate serCan28SL12 chromosome 4, serCan2020, whole genome shotgun sequence, the sequence gggaaaatctcTGGAACACTCATTGACCAAAATGCATATTTGTGCCTACTGCACTTAATGTTTTACAGTTCTAACAAAGAATTACTATCTTCAGTGAGAGCTCTGTTTGTCTAAGGAGTGCTAGCCCATGTCCTCCAATTGCATATCGATGTACTCCAGAGTGACTGTGGAACATTATGCCTTCCTCTCAGGTTGCACAgtaaaaaatcagaaagttcATTAAATAGTCCAAAAAGTTGTACAGAGTTTTTCTCATTCTCTCTGCCAGGACAGGGTGAAAGAATGGGGCTGGATGAGCATGACTGCTATGTCCGTGTCATGAAGTTGCAGTTGCAGTCAGAGCTTGAGCAATAATTTGGTTACCATTCCAAATTCATCCAGTTTAACATGCTGATCTAAGCTGAGGTTGCTCTGGTTCTTTTCTACATTCCCTATGAAGTCCCACAGTCACACCTGCCTTCAGATTTTTATAGAACTGCTTGTATAGTTGTGTAGTCAGACACGATCCTATGGGACaacaagtatttatttttgtaggcTAAAGTTTTGGCCAGTCTAACTTCTGAAATACCTCACCTCAACTACCAGAGCTGTTGCAAAGGATGGGACAGCATTGCTGAGGGCCAGGGAGAGGGTGAGACTGCAACAGCTTCAACTTGTATTAGTTTAAGTTTCAGTAATTCTgtacactgaaataaaaatcttcaatGCAAATTACCATTTTCACTACAGAACAGGATGAGTGCAATTTGGAAATCATCCATTGTACAGCTCAGTGCTTTCAAGACCTCAACAAAATCTTTTATGTTAAAAGGAATATATTTAGAAGAGTTTTTATATTTGTTAAAAGTTCAGCAATTTTTTGTCTCCCAACTTAATAGAAAAGAAGGTAAGAATTTCTTCAACATGTTAATAAAGTTAGCAATATGTGCTATGGTAGACATTTGCATTAAGACAGccagagaaatacagaaatgtgtCCAGCTAAATAAATCTCTgcttcttaaaggaaaaaaaacctcagaaaagtTCAACAGAGAAGGTAAGGACAGAGGCAGAGGTGTGACAGAGCAAAACTTGGCATAGGAAAAAGTCAGTCAAGGGGAAAGTATGATTTACAGGGTCATCTCCAGATGACCTTCACCTGTTCACAAGGCTAAAAGGAAACTCTCCATCTAGCCCTAGAGATTATTTTCCCCAGCTTGATTTCAGGATTACACAACATAACTGTAGCAAAAAACATTAATGAAATGATAGAAAATTTACATTCACACTCCAAACATCAAACCATAAAGACTGCATagttatttaataataattttcattgtaCAAGTtctataaacaaaaataatgaagtgCTAAATTTGAACTAGACATTGGACTAAATATTCAACCAAAACTGTACTTACTTGTGAATTTGGAACGCCGCCCACCCAAGCCACATTGGCGTATTTTGCCACCCCGAAAGAGTCCATAGTAAATTTCTCCAATGAACTTGACCAGCTCTGGATCTGTGGCATTGACCAAATCCGCCCCTGTTTTGCAAAGGATCTTTCCAGTCATCCACTTTGGGATCCCCATTGCAACAACAATCAAGATAAAAGACACAAAACTGATTAGGGAAGCCAAGGCaaataatgtctttttaaaGCAGCCAGGCATCCTAGTGCTTTCAAGGGATCATCTCCAAGCCCTCTCTGCAGCAGTCAGACGTAGTTCCCATTTTTCATCATGCTCCAAAATCCACAGGTGAATACCAGGCATTTCAAGATACTTCTCTTTGTGTTTTGGAAGTCCAGCAATTAATTTGCATGGTTAAAAATCAAggcaaaaatacattttgctgCAACAACATCCTGAAATGGTTGCAAGTAAGGGCGTCATTGCATTGTAGTGCGGTGAGGCTTCTTTGTAGCAAGTAATTCTATCTCTGTGGCCTGTCTAACATTTCCTCGGGGGTTTAATTGTCCTGCTCAAATGACATCGAGTTTCTTACTGCAACCTCATGTGAAGAAAATTTGGAGAAGAATCCAGTTTAttggattattttaaaaagtgggtAAATATCTGTGTGCAAGGGACAAAGCTGCAAAACAGCATAATTTGGGTGAAGGATTCTGCTGTCGCCTGAGCCGTGCTGAGCTTCCCGGCGCTTGCTCCTACCCAGCCTCTAAATGTCACGGCAGGCAGAGTTATCTGAGGGACAGAAACGATGGATCTGGAATCTCCTGAATTACAACGGGGCGCACGAAGCCCCTGGCAGCCGGGGTGGCTTGGCCAGCTGCGCGGGAGATCGGGGCACTCATGAGCGGCAACTCAAGCGACAGGTGCGATCCTTGAGCGCTAAAGAAAACCGGCCGTAATTGTCCGCACTTCTACGGTTACTGCTACCCGAGCCCTGGCAGGACCTTCAGAaccattaattaattaattaactaactaacagcagcaggagccctggggacTAGTGACAAGGCCCCTGCGGTGCCTAGGCCGAGGCATTGGGATTTCTCCTTCCCCGCCTCCCCCCGCTCCGCCCCTCGCCCCGCCCACGGCCGGGCGCTGCCGCCCCTCGCCCGCCCCGTGAGGCGGCTCATCCGCGCCGGGCAGAGCAGCGCTCGAGCAGCGGGCATGGCGGCACGCAGGGTGCTGGTGTACGGCGGCAGAGGGGCGCTGGGTTCCCAGTGCGTGCGGTACTTCAAGTCCAAGAACTGGGTAAGCGCCGGGCCGGGAGGTGGCGAGGCGGGGAGCCCCGCGGGGGAGCAGCTGTGCCGTGTCCCGCCGGGCCGTGCCGTGCCGGGCGCTCCTGGGTGCGGGCCGCTAACGCGCCGTTCCTTTCGCCGCCGCAGTGGGTGGCCAGCATCGACCTGGCTGAGAACGCGGACGCCAGCGCCAACGTGGTGGTGAGAGCGACCGACTCCTTCCCCGAGCAGGCCGAGCAGGTGGGTCGACGGCCAGTGCCGGGTGAGGCGGTGGAGCGGTGCAGCAGCCAGCCTCCCCCGGGGGTGCGCATCCCTTCGGCCGGGCAATGCCCGCAGCCTCGGCCGGAGGGGCGCATCCCTTCGGCCGGGCGATGCACGGAGCTTTCCCGGGTGTGCGCATCTCTTTCGCTGCCGCCCGCGGTATCAAGGCGGCTGCAGGGATGGGTTCGCCTCCACTCAGGGAGCAGTAGCGCGGTCGGTCGCGGCCGTACTGCGAGCCTCAAGGTCCTCCTGCTCgtctcttctttttaatttttttgtaattctttttAACTAAATACGCAGAAAGAGCTTGATATTGGAGGCTCAGCACATAAGgcagttttggtttgtttttgtcttgACTTTTAAAGGTCGCAGACTGAACCAGGTGAGTTGTAATGAAGATGGGTAAGGACACCTTAAAATGCAACACCCTTTTTCAAATACCCTAACTTAAAAGTGTGTTTGTGTAAGTAGATGGCATGCTCAAAGCATGTGAACCTAAGCCCCGGTGGATCCCTAGGGGAATGCACTGGTTTCCAGAAACAGGAATATAGGAGAATCTAAGCCAGcctaaaaaaaatactttgctttaTTCTCTACAGATAGCATTccttatttacattttaagtTTCAAGCCAATTTCTGTTACTAATATACTGAATATCTAGCCAATATGGGTTTTTTATATGTACACAACTCCTAAAGTTTTGGAAGAGTAACATAGAATGTTTACAATACAATTTTCAGTATGGTTTTGCAAAAGCTATTGGTTCTTCTTCACTTCTTGAGAGACAGGTTATTTGCTATTTGCTTTGACGTAGAAAATTCACAGCCAGCAAATTCATTACCAGCTGAGAGGTCTTATATTTGAAACAGAACAAATTATAGAGATCCTAAAGTATACAAGCTCAAATTTAGTGGCCATACTCAAGCTGATGGTTGTGGTCTAGACAGAAGCAATAAGGAAGCTAATCTTGAGTTATTTTTCTTGTACTGTCATCAAAAGTGACACTGGTAGTCCTGGTCAGACCAGGAGTTTCATTTCCCATCTTAAACAACACCATACTCTGAGAAGAGCCTGTCAAAAGCAAGTCAGTAATAATTTTTGTTAACAGTAGAGGTAAGGGTCAGGTGTTTCAGCTCTGTTGATCACTTATTTCCAGTGACATCACACACTCCATGGCTCTCATTCATCTGACATTCATCTATAGTTATTTTTTAACACAGTTGTTTTGAGTTCATGAATCATAAATATTAGTTTTCTATGGCTGTTTAAATTGCTGTGCCCTGTGTTACTCAAATACATAAGTAGGAAAAAGTAGCTTTAAGACATTCATGGTGTTTACCTCTTTACCTTATCAGTCCAGTGTTTTCAGTATGTTCTTGTTCTGTGTTGAAGGTGACAGCAGAAGTTGGAAAACTTCTTGGTGAAGAAAAGGTGGATGCGATCCTGTGTGTAGCAGGAGGATGGGCTGGAGGCAGCGCCAAAGCCAAGTGTAAGCCTTTGGTACAGACCTGCTGGTGAAAGCCTGAATGATGTCTGAGAGAagtccttaaaaatatttcttccccAGTCCATAAGAGGACAAATGCATAGAAGTACAAAATAGCTTAGTCACAGTGCTTCTTAGTGCTTCTctgaatttttgctttctgttaaaTTTACAGAGCACTTTGTTTCTTCAGTAATGTTTGCTGATTTTTATCAGAAAGTTTTGATGTGCTTTCTGAAGGAGGTCAGCATTGTTATCTATGAGCTGGCTTTTGCTGAGATTACCTGTGTCGGGCAAGGTATGAAAGACATGTTGATGTTGTTTCCTAAGTCATTGCTTTATGCATAAAACCTCAGTtgcttctgcagctctctgagctgTTTCAGTGCAATACAATATTGTAAGGCACTGCGTAATCATGCTACAGAAAAAACACTTCAGattgaaaaaattcttttaaacatGTATTATTCATAATGAAATTTATACTTTGCCCCCTGCTGTAGAgctacaagaagaaaaatagccTTATTTTCTGTCTGGGGTAAATCTGGTGAAATGtgtccttttcttcccccttctGGTTTGGCTGTTACAGGCTCAAAGAGAAAGGAGATACAAAAGACATAAATGAGTATTTTACAATGCATAGGTAGAAAATGGTAGAAAGCATGTTTTCATAGTGCTGTTGCACTCTGTGTAACAGTGAGGAAATCAGATTTCCTTGTCTTCCTTTGTCTAATTTCACTAATTCTATTCCTAATCAGCTTTATACAAAAACTGTGATCTGATGTGGAAGCAGAGTGTTTGGACATCAACTATTTCCAGCCACCTTGCCACAAAACATCTGAAAGAAGGTGGCCTCTTGACTCTGACAGGAGCTCAAGCTGCTTTATCTGGAACCCCAGGTAAAATGCTATGCATGACAGCTGCAGAGACACCAGCAGTTAGAGACAGTTGTTTATCTGAGCATTCTTGTTTGTGAGGCAATAGCTTCACACCCCATTTTCTTGTCATCTAGCACAAATGGGATCCTATTGGTGAAATGTGTGAGGAAATTGTAATTTTACAGGTAGCAATATTGAATCTCTTGAAACTGTGGTACAAGCACATAGAATCAGTATTTAAATAGTATTTGACATGCATTGGTGAAATGTACTTGGCTAGTATATgatacagaaaaatgtttggaaGATAAAGACTAAAAGCACACAGCAATAGAAATACAATGCTCAGACAAagttaaatttcctttttgtgttCTAAAAGACAGAGTCCTTAATTGACCAATCTTTCTGTTGGTGATGACTCAGCTGATTCTGATAACCATGCTTGTTCTGTTCATGTTCTGATTCCAGTCTGTCTTTGCTTCAAACATAGATAAGCTTGTTGACTGTTGGCTTCATCCTCAGCTAGCTATTTAATAGGAactttattgcatttttaatctTACCCCTCAACCATGTTGGTCTGCATGGAGGAAGAAATCTGGGAgcaatttaaaactgaaaaaaaaaataggcacTGACACACAAAGCCCACAGGCAGCAAAAGGAAAGTTTGAGACAAATACTCATATTTCCCAAGCTTTTATTTGTGTcattttaacaatatttttgaGACACAGATACTACGATTTTAAAACATATACAATTTATGAATACTCCAGAAAGCTTTGCCTAAAACTGTTCAGGCAAAAACATTCTATGTATTTTCTACTTAATGATGAATCTTTTGTTTTTATAGTGGCATCCATTATAGTCAAAGATAAAAGGCTTATTTTTGAGAATAAGAAGATGAATAATTTACAGTGAACTGCTGACTGACTatacacaaatgaaaaaaaatgagttcTGGCaaattttcatggtttttattTGGGTGGTCTTGGGAGGTAGAGACCACGACACAGGAAACAAAGTGATGAACCTTCCTGTTTTGAACTAGCTGTTTTCAGCTGGTCTGGATTTTTCTAAAAGTCACAGCAATGCTTTGGGCAAACACATGCAACTTATTAACATCAGGAAGAATTGGGAAAGAGTTGTTGCTCAACTTTTGCAAATATGCCTTATTAGCTTTGTTATGACTGGCTGTTCTGGAAGAAAGaatctttttcttgtttgctgttaatgagatttctcttttcctatGAGAAAATCTTGCCTCACATAGTGCAAGTTGAAGAACACTGAAAACTACATGAACAGTGACAGAAGCAGTGCGAGTGTGATGTTTGAGAAATGTATCAGGCATGAAAAGGTTTCTAAGAAGAATTAGAATGTTTGGGTTAAGCAAGATGAGAGAGGAATATGATACAcatgtgaatatttttatcatAACAATAAGTTAGCTAGTGCTGTCCATGATTCCTCCTAAGAAAAATGGGTGTTATATAATATGTTTAATTGTGTTGGAGAAGTATTTCTATTATGTTCAAAATACTTCTTTAGGAGCATTGGAAAGGGGCTGAATAGCTATATAGATGGCTAGGAAGGAAGACATTCAGTTGTAGTAGACCTGTTTTCTTAGGTACTTTATCTGTGTCTGGTCTTCTTAACAGATGTATGCCTTGAGACATCTGAGACTTCTGGCACTCTGATTGTCCAGATCTTGTTCATGAGCAGTGTGCCTTATGCTGTGGTTCATGCTGCTCTTAGAATGCTGACTTGCCTAGAAAGCAACAGTTTTTAGAAAGAAGCTTGCTTTCCCTGAATGTTACTTATTAATTTTCTATCAtgagatttgggttttttagtagCTTTCTTCACAGGGCCTGTCAGACCTGGGATGCTGCCCAAGTCAATTCCAGATTTGAGAGGGAAGTGAACTGTATCTGGGTCCAAACTCACAAATATCTGAAAATTAATAGAAGAGTGCCTTATTAAACTCTATGAGCATCTTACTCAGTTGACAAATTTAACTTAGCCCTGTAGGTTACATCCTTCAGGGTGCATTTGGATACTTTGGCTAAACATGCTTGACTTGGTAAGCTGCTTATTTCTGTAGTGCTAGGTTAACTGAGTTCTGTGATAGTTTCTGGATGTCTACCAAAgcctttttatttatattagcattttttcttttaatatttatgctttaatatgttttaaaagttttgtttcttttctggctgTGGTAAGTGGTCTTAAAattcatcaaatattttttagtttCTGTCACGCTACTGCTGATGTTGAGGGCTGTTCTGATTGTGCTCTGATTTgcctgtttttaatttttagggATGATTGCCTATGGCATGGCCAAAGGAGCAGTGCATCAGCTTTGTCAGAGTCTGGCTGGTGCCAGCAGTGGGCTG encodes:
- the QDPR gene encoding dihydropteridine reductase; the protein is MAARRVLVYGGRGALGSQCVRYFKSKNWWVASIDLAENADASANVVVRATDSFPEQAEQVTAEVGKLLGEEKVDAILCVAGGWAGGSAKAKSLYKNCDLMWKQSVWTSTISSHLATKHLKEGGLLTLTGAQAALSGTPGMIAYGMAKGAVHQLCQSLAGASSGLPSGSAAVAILPVTLDTPANRKSMPDADFSSWTPLEFIAETFYDWITGKDRPSSGSLIQVITTGGKTELVSAAHL